In the genome of Chitinivorax tropicus, one region contains:
- a CDS encoding sigma-70 family RNA polymerase sigma factor, translated as MSLVITRHLLEQNFVEQRKQLCAISYKLLGNAAQAEEVMQEAFLRLLDVAIGKQVDCLQAYCCQVVRNLSLDNMRRLQVEGQYRVYTDDGELPQTDGGENPQRLLQQRQLLQAIDAAMETLPERTRRAFELYRIHGMTQRDIAKELSCSATLVNFMLRDVGQALAGCREHL; from the coding sequence ATGTCATTAGTCATTACGCGTCATCTGCTCGAACAAAATTTTGTCGAACAACGAAAACAGCTGTGCGCCATTTCCTACAAATTGCTGGGAAATGCCGCACAGGCAGAGGAGGTCATGCAAGAGGCATTCCTGCGGCTGTTGGATGTGGCGATCGGCAAACAGGTTGACTGCCTTCAAGCCTATTGCTGCCAAGTGGTGCGCAATCTTTCGCTGGACAATATGCGGCGCCTACAGGTCGAGGGCCAGTATCGGGTGTACACCGATGATGGTGAATTGCCCCAGACGGATGGCGGGGAAAACCCGCAACGCCTTCTGCAGCAGCGCCAATTACTGCAAGCTATTGATGCAGCGATGGAAACGTTACCCGAGCGGACGCGACGCGCTTTCGAGCTATACCGTATCCATGGCATGACACAGCGTGATATTGCAAAAGAGCTGAGTTGCTCGGCTACTTTGGTCAATTTCATGCTTCGCGATGTCGGGCAAGCGCTGGCTGGTTGTCGTGAGCATCTGTGA